The following DNA comes from Mesorhizobium sp. B2-1-8.
ACCGGGCTCGGACGGACATACTGGATCAGACCGCGGACCAAGCCGACGCCTTGGGCAAGGGCCGACTGCGGCGGGTTCATGAACGCGTCGTTCTGGTCGAGTTTCAGCTTGTCGACGACCACGGCGGCAAGCCGCGTCGAGGTCAGGATTTCGATCTGGCTGAGGATGGCGGAATCGGTCTGCATGGTTGTCGACGCCGCCGAGATGTCGTCGACGATCTTGTTCAGCCCCTCGTCGATCAGCACGCTGGCGACCGACTGGTATTTGGGCGGCGTCGTCTGCAGATAGAGCAAGCCCAGGAAAAGACCGATGATGGCGCACACGCCAACCACCTTGGCCTGCCGCGCGGCCATGCCAAGCAGCCGCTCCACGTCGATGAAGTCTTCGCCGTTTCCTGCGTCCGGATTCGGCAATGGCATCCTCTTGTCGAGAGGAAAGTTGGCATAATTCATCTTCGGTCCAATTCTGACTTGTCTCGCTCGCAGGCCCCGGGAAGATCGGGAGCATTGGCGGGCGCGACACACACTTGGTGCCGGATGGCGCGGAGCCGGCCGGCCCCTCCGCCGTCAGCCGCCCGACAATGCTCCCGAAAGATGGGCATTATGCGGCTTCTTCCTGGCGTTCATGCGTCCGGACGAACTCCCGGAGCATCTCGAAGACCGGGCCCTTCATGTCGTCGCGCGCCAGCGCGAAGGCGACATTGGCCTGGATGAACCCTTCCTTGGAACCGCAGTCGAACATGCGGCCCTTGAAAGGCTGGGCAAAGAATGGCTGCTCCTGCGACAGGCGGACCATGGCGTCGGTCAGCTGGATTTCATTGCCGGCGCCGCGTTGCTGGTTGCCCAGAAGCTGGAAAATCTCGGGCTGCAGGATGTAGCGGCCGTTGATGTAGAAGTTCGACGGCGCGTTGGCCGGCGCAGGCTTTTCGACCATGGCCGTCACCTCGAAGCCGCCGCCAATGTCGGCGCCACGGCCGACGATGCCGTATTTGTTGGTCTCGCTTGGGTCGCAGCGCTCGACGGCGATGACGTTGCCGCCGGTCTCGGCATACAGGTCGGTGATCTCGGCCAGGCATCCGCGCCCGCCGAAGGAGACCATGTCGGGCAAAAGCAGGGCGAAGGGCTCGTTGCCGATGACCTCGCGCGCGCACCAGACGGCATGGCCGAGGCCTTGCGGCGATTGCTGGCGGATGAAGGAGGTGGCGCCGGCCACCGGAAGCAGGCTTTCCAGCGACTGCAGTTGCGCCTTCTTGCCAGTCTGCTCCAGGGTTCCGATCAGTTCGGGATGGAGGTCGAAATAGTCCTCGATGACCGCCTTGTTGCGGCCGGTGACGAAAACGATGTGCTCGATGCCGGCCTCGAAGGCCTCGTCCACCGCATATTGCACGACGGGCCTGTCGACGACGGGAAGCATTTCCTTCGGCATCGACTTGGTCGCCGGCAGGAACCGTGTTCCAAGCCCCGCCACCGGTATCACGGCCTTCCTGATTTTCTTCATCGCAAATTCCTTCTGAGGAGATCGACTTCAGTCCATTCACAGGCCACGAAAAATCCCTCCATGTGCCTGCATCTTCACCTCCCCACCCCCACGGCAAACTGTGCCGCTACTCTTCGCAACCGCACGGCGATCGGCATGCCCATATGCCTGACCGCCGCCGGGTCGCTGAGCGCCGTCCGGATCGCCTTGAACGGGGACCGCGCCTTGATGTGCTGGACCATCGCCAGGAACGAGGCCGCCTTGCGCAGGCTGCGGCCGCGCCGGGCGAAGGCTGCCTGGGCCGCCTCGTCCATCCGATGGGTTTGAGCGAATTCGGCATCCGCCTTGCGCATCGCCTCGACATGATGAGGCTCGAGCACGCGCGAGATGGAACCGCCGCGGATATGATAGGCATAGCCGATATCGGGCTCGACCACGCATCTGCCACCAACGGCCAGGGCTTCGGCAAACAGGATGTAGTCCTCGCCGATCCTCAGTTTCTCGTCATAGCGCAGCCGGTTTTCGTCGAGGAAACTGCGCAGGAAGATCGGCTTGAGGTAGCCGAGATTGAATTTCGATTCGAAGACGACATTGCCGGCGATGTAGGTGGCCAGCGAAATCTCGCGCAGGTCTTCCAGATACTGGCGCGGGAACATCGCGTCCTCGACCACGCCGTCCTCGCGGACGACCTGGAGATTGTCGACAGCGATCTGGGCCTTCGCCTTTTCGGCGCGGCCGATCATGGCGGCGATGCGGCCGGGAAAGACGGCGTCGTCGGAATCGAGA
Coding sequences within:
- a CDS encoding UTP--glucose-1-phosphate uridylyltransferase, whose translation is MKKIRKAVIPVAGLGTRFLPATKSMPKEMLPVVDRPVVQYAVDEAFEAGIEHIVFVTGRNKAVIEDYFDLHPELIGTLEQTGKKAQLQSLESLLPVAGATSFIRQQSPQGLGHAVWCAREVIGNEPFALLLPDMVSFGGRGCLAEITDLYAETGGNVIAVERCDPSETNKYGIVGRGADIGGGFEVTAMVEKPAPANAPSNFYINGRYILQPEIFQLLGNQQRGAGNEIQLTDAMVRLSQEQPFFAQPFKGRMFDCGSKEGFIQANVAFALARDDMKGPVFEMLREFVRTHERQEEAA
- a CDS encoding glycosyltransferase family 2 protein; the encoded protein is MQPDIAFVPDVSFVIAAFNAEATLDRAITSAIAQKGVSLEIIVVDDKSRDGTLDVARAYPEHIVRVVALEKNRGPGGARNAGLDAARGRWIAVLDSDDAVFPGRIAAMIGRAEKAKAQIAVDNLQVVREDGVVEDAMFPRQYLEDLREISLATYIAGNVVFESKFNLGYLKPIFLRSFLDENRLRYDEKLRIGEDYILFAEALAVGGRCVVEPDIGYAYHIRGGSISRVLEPHHVEAMRKADAEFAQTHRMDEAAQAAFARRGRSLRKAASFLAMVQHIKARSPFKAIRTALSDPAAVRHMGMPIAVRLRRVAAQFAVGVGR